The Moorena producens PAL-8-15-08-1 genomic interval CTATTGCATCGGAACATCACTCTGTATTTTAAAATCCCTTAACAAAAATTAATACAATTGGTAAAATAACAAAGCGTTGGACTGAGGCAGAGTAAGAACAAACACCATGGTGAAAGCACAAATTGGGATTATTGGCGGTAGCGGACTTTACAAAATGGCTGCTCTCCAGGATGTGCAGGAGGTACCGATTGACACCCCCTTTGGTCCTCCGTCCGATGCCTTGATGGTGGGAACCTTAGAAGGAACTACTGTAGCTTTCCTAGCTCGTCATGGTCGCAATCATCATTTGATGCCTTCCGAGTTACCCTTCCGAGCCAATATCTATGCCATGAAGCAGTTAGGCGTGGAGTATATCATCTCTGCCTCAGCAGTGGGTTCTCTCCAGGAAGAGGTCAAACCCTTAGATATGCTGGTACCGGATCAGTTTATTGACCGCACGAAGAATCGGGTTTCGACCTTTTTCGGGGACGGGATTGTGGCTCATATTGGGTTTGGACACCCGGTGTGCAACCAACTGGCGGGAATTTTAGTGGATGCGATCGCAAGTTTGGAGTTACCAGAGGTGACCGTACATAACAGTGGCACTTATCTGTGCATGGAAGGGCCAGCATTTTCCACCATGGCCGAATCTAATCTCTACCGGAGTTGGGGCGCAAAAGTAATTGGCATGACCAATTTGCCAGAGGCCAAGTTAGCACGGGAGGCAGAAATTGCCTATGCTACCCTAGCCCTAGTTACCGATTATGATTGCTGGCATGAGGATCATGACCATGTCACCGTTAATATGATACTTGATAATCTAAATCGCAATGCGATTAATGCTCAGAAGGTGATTCAAGAGACAGTGCGCCGGTTAGTTGAAAATCCACCGGTTTCTAAAGCCCATTCCGCCTTGAAGCATGCCATTTTCACTCCCTTAGATCAAGCTCCAGAAGCAACTAAGGAGAAGTTGGAGTTGATATTGCGGAAGTATTTGTAAAATAGCCCAGGGAACAGCGGATCTGGGAATAGGGAATAGGGAGCAGCGAGCAGGGACTTCGGAGCAGTAGGAAAGAGCTTGGAAAATTTTTTGGTGTTATAAAAAAGCGATGCAGTCAGCCAAAGGGGGTCTTCACAACTCTTACTCCCCACACTTCCCACCCTCCGCACACTCCGCACACTCCGCACACTCCCTACTCCCTACTCCCTACTCCCTACTCCCTGCTCCCTGCTCCCTACTCCCTAAGACCCAATAATTAATACCTCACCCCAATAATAATTGCTATTAAAAATGAGAAATGATCTACAGCAATCCCTAACTCGAAGTTATATAGACCCCTCGACTCTGAGTATTTTTCAAAGAATTCTATTAACGACAGATGGCACAGTAACAGATATGTTGGAAGCCTATCTGTTTGAACAGATTCGTCTAGTTAAGTTGTCTGAAGAGTTGGTAACAACAACTGATGATATCGAACCAATGGAATTAGATAAAGGAAGTTCAGTACTTGATAGAAAAATACTATTACAGGGTAAAATAAGTCGCAAAAATTATATTTATGCTGAGTCAATTATTGTTATTGATCGCCTAGATGAGTACTTTCAAAAAGATTTACTAAAAACTAAAAGCCCCATCGGCAAAATCTGGCGAGAGCAGAGATTCGAGACCTTTAAAGAAATTGTGGATACTGGCAAAAAGCCTGCTAACGAATTAGCTGATTATTTCCAGATTGAACCGGAAGCAAATTTACTGTTTCGTACCTATTGCGTCTTTTCTAATCGCCAATCGGTGATGATGATTAGTGAATATTTTCCTGAAAGCTATTTTTTGAATAGGCTATAGGGAATAGGGAGTAGGGAGTAGCTCACAGGGGTAGGTTTTTAACAAAGACGTGAGGTGTGGGGTATAGGGGGTGGGGTGTAGGGTGTGGGGGATAAGAAAGCGCACCTCTGCATCGCTTAAAACCCTCTTTACTATTGCCTATTGCCTATTGCCTATTGCCTATTGCCTTAAAGGGATAAGCAATGTCGCTCATGACTCTGAGAATTGCTATATGTGTTGTCTCCCTAGAGACCAGACATCTTAGGCAACTTGTGCAACTTGCCCACATTCTTCATTGGCTGGAACGGCTTCCATCATCTTTTTAGGATCTGGCAAATTGAGATTGTTCATAAACTCGATAAAGCTATTGCGATCTTTACCCACAAAACGAGGATTAAAACGCTTTTCTTCACCGATGGTGGATACAGTATGCCCCTTGTAGTCATGTCCTGGGTAAACCAATGTCTGATCCGGCAATGTAAACAGTCGCTGGGTGACGTTATCATAAAGTTTGCCAGCATCACCATTTTGGAAATCGGTTCTACCACAGCCTCGGATAAACAAGGCATCTCCTGTGAACAGGTGAGTCTGGTTTACCAAGTAAGCCATGTGGCTATCGGTATGACCGTGGGTTTCAATTGCCTTAATTTCCAAGCTGCCGACCTGTAAAATTTCACCATCTTTAACATGTCGATCTGCACAAGCAGCAGTGGCATTTTCTGGAACAATTCCCTTACACCCAGTCAATTCTCGAAGTTTTCCAGTTCCAGTAATGTGATCCGCGTGAATGTGAGTTTCTAGACAAAATCTCAACGTGAGACCGAGTTCTTGGAGTAGCTGAGAATCACGCTCCACCTGCTCCAGAACAGGGTCAATCAGAACAGCCTCCTTTGTGCTGGAGTCAGCTACCAAATAGGTGTATGTCCAGGTGTCTTGATCAAACAGTTGACGAAATAACATCGCTGTCTTTCTCTAGTGTTTAGGAGACCTTTTTTTCGTTTTTCAGTTATATCACTATATAGTAATAAAAACATCAAGGTCAAGATGGTGTTTTGCAAAGAAAAATTTAAATATTTATATATGAGTAATTAGTCAAATATATATATAGTTTATCGTAGCTATAAGTAGAGTGGGCATCCTGCCCGCACGAAAATAAGCATGAAACTGCCAAGATGCCAGTTTCATGCCTGATGCTCATTATACAAAACAGAAAAATAACAAGCGAGAGTTAGCCACTTAATTTATTGAGTGGGCGGGGAGCGTGCCGGGATTTATCCCGGCGTTCGCGCAGGGGAGGCCGAAGGCCACGCGGGGCGCGTTCGGCAAAGCCTAATCGGATCACGGCAGTCTCTTTGTCCAACAACGCCTCTCCAGGAATTCAGAAAGACTTAACCCTGAGGCTGCTGCCATCTCTGTCAGCCATGCAAAGCGCGAGTGGGGGAAACCACGGCAGTCGCTCATGGGGGGACCCCCAAGACCGCGCTGCCTCCCCAAGACCGCGCTGCATCGCTTTTAATCCGTTCCAGGCTTCCGAAGTTGCTGTAACGCTCTAAGACTTTTTCCCCTCGCCGTGTCAGCTTGGTCAACCCATTTTCTTGAGAGTTTTTCCTGGCATTTACTTGACACCTTACTTATTGGGGTATACAAGTAAGATAACACAGCAAAAAGGTCGATGAAATGTACGGTTGCCAGCAACATCTGATAACCACAAGTCTTGAAAATAGGGCGGTCATAGAATTTATTTGTTCAGAAGCTAACAAGCTAACTAATTGTGGCATATATTATTGCCGTCAAATGTTGTTCAAGGCTGGGAAGTATCTGAATAATGCTGAACTAGATAAGATACTCAAGACCAATGTCCATTTCAAGGCTATGAGGTCGGCTTGCGCACAACAAGCACTACACGGAGTTATTGAGTCTTTTAACTCCTATAAAGCTTTAAGTAAGCTCTACCTTAAAGGTCAACTAACTGACAAGCCTAGAGTCCCAAAATACCGTAAGAAGGGAGGAATGGCTGTAGTCAGCTACCCGGCCCGATGGGTGAAGCTGGTAAAAGGTCAACTTAAATTCACTTTGGGAAAACAGGTCAAAGCCTGGTTTGGAATTGACCATTTTCTCCTTCCGATGCCATCCAATCTTGACTACAAATCAATAAAAGAGTTTCGATTTGTCCCCAGGAATGGCTATTTTTATTTAGAATTCGTGTATGAACAACCAGATATTGAACCAGTACCATTGACCAATAACGTCTTAGGGATTGACCCAGGACTTAATAATTGGCTGACTTGTGTTTCAACCACTGGGAAGTCATTCATTATTGATGGGAGAAAGGTAAAGTCCCAAAATCAGTGGTACAACAAGCAGGTAAGCAAGATAAAGAAAGGTAAGCCACAAGATTATTGGGATGAACCCCTGGCCTTTTTGACTGAGAAGCGTAATCGACAGATGCGTGACAATATTAATAAAGTCGCCAGGTTTGTCGTTAATTGGTGCCTAAGACATCAAGTTAGCACCGTTGTTTTTGGTTGGAACCAACGGAATAAAGACAGCATCAACATTGGGAAGAAGAATAATCAAGAGTTTGTTCAGATTCCCACAGCCAGATTAAAAAATTGTATTGAGCAGCTGTGCATTCAACACGGTATTAAGTTTGTTGAGACTGAGGAAAGTTACACCAGCCTCGCCAGTTTTCTAGATAATGATTTTCTACCTACACTTGGTGCGAAACCCAAGGGGTGGAAGCCTTCTGGAAAGCGAATTAGACGTGGTCTCTATCGGTCAGCTAATAACGAGTTAATTAACGCAGATTGTAATGGCGCATGTAATATTTTGCGCAAAGTAGCGACACAGCTAGGGGTTGACCTAGCCGAGGTCGGTAGGGCAGCTTTGAACCTGCCACAACGGTACAGATTGGATTCTCTATCTAGTCAGTATTGTAAGCATCACGCAGAGGTGCGACCCCGTAATCTCATTCGCCATAGGAAAGCGCACCAAGCGCGGTTTCAACCCGCGTAGTGATATCAGCTTAGAATCCCTGTCTTTTTAAAGCGGGGAGAGTTCAATATTACAATTATTCCATTATTAAGCAACCGGCTTTTTGCTACATTTAAACCGCTTGATTGCAAGGAAAACTTATAATTTTGGAAATATGTCCGTAACTACTGAAACAACTACCCCTGTTGAGACTCTGCCAGAAAGTAAAGCGATACAACATCAAATCGTTATAGTTGGAGGAGGTGCTGCAGGTATCACTGTGGCAGCTCAGTTGCTCACTCGCAACAAGGCATTGGATATCGCTATTATCGAACCATCTGACAAGCACTACTACCAGCCCGGTTGGACCTTAGTCGGTGGTGG includes:
- a CDS encoding RNA-guided endonuclease InsQ/TnpB family protein, which gives rise to MYGCQQHLITTSLENRAVIEFICSEANKLTNCGIYYCRQMLFKAGKYLNNAELDKILKTNVHFKAMRSACAQQALHGVIESFNSYKALSKLYLKGQLTDKPRVPKYRKKGGMAVVSYPARWVKLVKGQLKFTLGKQVKAWFGIDHFLLPMPSNLDYKSIKEFRFVPRNGYFYLEFVYEQPDIEPVPLTNNVLGIDPGLNNWLTCVSTTGKSFIIDGRKVKSQNQWYNKQVSKIKKGKPQDYWDEPLAFLTEKRNRQMRDNINKVARFVVNWCLRHQVSTVVFGWNQRNKDSINIGKKNNQEFVQIPTARLKNCIEQLCIQHGIKFVETEESYTSLASFLDNDFLPTLGAKPKGWKPSGKRIRRGLYRSANNELINADCNGACNILRKVATQLGVDLAEVGRAALNLPQRYRLDSLSSQYCKHHAEVRPRNLIRHRKAHQARFQPA
- a CDS encoding S-methyl-5'-thioadenosine phosphorylase, with protein sequence MVKAQIGIIGGSGLYKMAALQDVQEVPIDTPFGPPSDALMVGTLEGTTVAFLARHGRNHHLMPSELPFRANIYAMKQLGVEYIISASAVGSLQEEVKPLDMLVPDQFIDRTKNRVSTFFGDGIVAHIGFGHPVCNQLAGILVDAIASLELPEVTVHNSGTYLCMEGPAFSTMAESNLYRSWGAKVIGMTNLPEAKLAREAEIAYATLALVTDYDCWHEDHDHVTVNMILDNLNRNAINAQKVIQETVRRLVENPPVSKAHSALKHAIFTPLDQAPEATKEKLELILRKYL
- a CDS encoding MBL fold metallo-hydrolase, with the translated sequence MLFRQLFDQDTWTYTYLVADSSTKEAVLIDPVLEQVERDSQLLQELGLTLRFCLETHIHADHITGTGKLRELTGCKGIVPENATAACADRHVKDGEILQVGSLEIKAIETHGHTDSHMAYLVNQTHLFTGDALFIRGCGRTDFQNGDAGKLYDNVTQRLFTLPDQTLVYPGHDYKGHTVSTIGEEKRFNPRFVGKDRNSFIEFMNNLNLPDPKKMMEAVPANEECGQVAQVA
- a CDS encoding chorismate--pyruvate lyase family protein, encoding MRNDLQQSLTRSYIDPSTLSIFQRILLTTDGTVTDMLEAYLFEQIRLVKLSEELVTTTDDIEPMELDKGSSVLDRKILLQGKISRKNYIYAESIIVIDRLDEYFQKDLLKTKSPIGKIWREQRFETFKEIVDTGKKPANELADYFQIEPEANLLFRTYCVFSNRQSVMMISEYFPESYFLNRL